Proteins from a genomic interval of Zingiber officinale cultivar Zhangliang chromosome 1B, Zo_v1.1, whole genome shotgun sequence:
- the LOC122038368 gene encoding GDSL esterase/lipase ACHE-like produces MASSCCCLQWLLFVQALLVVVASSDSCHFPAIFNFGDSNSDTGGLSAAFGAAPPPHGESFFGKPAGRYCDGRLLIDFIASSLGLPFLSAYLNSIGTNFSQGANFATAGSTIRQPYATLTQSGFSPISMDVQTWEFSQFKSRSQALIQQGLFKDQLPKEEYFSQALYTIDIGQNDLTESYFRNWTTDEVKSVIPDILDKFVLAIQSIYWEGGRYFWIHNTGPFGCLPYVLDRLTLKAPEVDRFGCGAPFNHVAQLFNQKLNQTLSQLRKDLPLGVFTYVDIYSVKRELLSHAHQHGFELPLVACCGHGGKYNYNINIGCGSTVTRNGKEVMIGKACQNPSKRIIWDGVHYTDAANKWIFQQIMDGKFSDPPVPLRLACKVKA; encoded by the exons atggctTCTAGTTGCTGTTGCCTCCAATGGCTCCTCTTCGTCCAAGCTCTTCTCGTTGTAGTCGCCTCCTCTGATTCTTGCCACTTCCCGGCCATCTTCAATTTCGGTGACTCTAATTCTGACACTGGTGGGTTGTCGGCCGCTTTTGGGGCAGCCCCGCCACCCCACGGCGAGTCCTTCTTTGGCAAGCCAGCAGGCCGGTACTGCGATGGTCGCCTCCTCATCGATTTTATCG CGAGCAGCCTAGGCCTCCCGTTCCTCAGCGCTTACCTTAACTCTATCGGCACCAACTTCTCTCAGGGTGCGAACTTTGCCACGGCCGGGTCGACGATCAGGCAACCTTACGCCACATTGACCCAATCCGGCTTCAGCCCCATCTCCATGGACGTCCAGACTTGGGAGTTCTCCCAGTTTAAGTCTCGCTCCCAAGCACTTATCCAGCAAG GATTATTCAAGGATCAACTGCCGAAGGAAGAGTACTTCTCTCAAGCCCTATACACGATCGACATCGGCCAAAATGATCTCACAGAGAGTTACTTCAGAAATTGGACCACCGATGAAGTCAAATCGGTCATTCCTGATATCTTGGACAAGTTTGTTCTCGCCATTCAG AGCATTTACTGGGAGGGAGGGAGGTACTTTTGGATTCACAACACCGGGCCTTTTGGCTGCCTCCCTTATGTTTTGGACCGGCTCACCCTTAAAGCGCCAGAGGTGGACCGATTTGGCTGTGGGGCTCCCTTCAACCATGTGGCCCAGCTCTTTAACCAAAAGTTAAATCAGACTTTGAGTCAATTGAGGAAGGATCTCCCGCTTGGCGTCTTCACCTATGTAGATATTTACTCGGTTAAGCGCGAGCTCCTAAGCCATGCGCACCAGCATG GGTTTGAGTTGCCACTCGTAGCGTGTTGTGGGCATGGAGGAAAGTACAACTACAATATAAATATCGGATGTGGATCGACAGTGACAAGAAATGGAAAAGAGGTGATGATTGGGAAGGCATGTCAGAATCCATCGAAGAGGATCATTTGGGACGGCGTTCACTACACTGACGCCGCCAATAAATGGATCTTTCAACAAATTATGGATGGAAAATTCTCGGATCCACCTGTTCCTCTACGGTTGGCTTGCAAAGTGAAAGCATAG